From a single Okeanomitos corallinicola TIOX110 genomic region:
- a CDS encoding HU family DNA-binding protein, protein MNKGELIDAVAEKATVTKKQADAVLTAALETIIEAVSSGDKVTLVGFGSFESRERKAREGRNPKTNEKMEIPATKVPAFSAGKLFRERVAPPKEPKEPKE, encoded by the coding sequence ATGAACAAGGGTGAATTAATTGATGCGGTGGCTGAAAAGGCTACTGTGACTAAAAAACAAGCAGACGCTGTTTTAACTGCTGCTTTAGAAACCATTATCGAAGCGGTTTCTTCTGGGGATAAAGTTACTCTCGTAGGGTTTGGTTCTTTTGAATCACGGGAACGGAAAGCTCGTGAAGGTCGCAACCCCAAAACCAATGAAAAAATGGAAATCCCAGCTACCAAAGTTCCTGCCTTCTCTGCTGGGAAACTATTTAGAGAAAGGGTAGCACCCCCAAAAGAGCCAAAAGAGCCAAAAGAGTAG
- the cobD gene encoding threonine-phosphate decarboxylase CobD encodes MRQKAHGGNLAWAAALAGCPRDAIVDFSASISPLGPPNSVIAAIASQLGNIQHYPDPDYGELKLALGRFHHLSPEWILPGNGSAELLTLLGRELAQLTATVLLTPAFGDYYRTLAAYDAKVLEFPVSLQVGVRSQESGVMKNYYSPPLPRSPSLPLSPSSDYGLLLNNPHNPTGKLFLRDEILPYLKDFALVVVDEAFMDFLPPEQEQSLIELVQEYENLVILRSLTKFYSLPGLRLGYAIAHPERLAKWQSWRDPWPVNTLAEAAAIAALQDTKFQQLTWKWLPQARNLLFQGLSSINGLRPLEGSVNYLLVESQHSTSELQMKLLQQDQILIRDCQSFKELGDRYFRVAVRSEADNQRLITALQSVIS; translated from the coding sequence ATGAGGCAAAAAGCACATGGGGGGAATTTAGCTTGGGCAGCAGCGTTAGCTGGCTGTCCTCGTGATGCCATTGTTGATTTTTCTGCCAGCATCAGCCCGTTGGGACCGCCAAACAGTGTTATTGCTGCAATCGCCTCCCAACTGGGCAATATTCAACACTATCCCGACCCAGATTATGGAGAGTTAAAACTCGCTCTGGGTCGCTTTCATCATCTATCCCCGGAGTGGATTTTGCCGGGTAATGGTTCTGCGGAATTACTAACTCTATTGGGTAGGGAATTAGCACAACTAACGGCTACTGTTTTACTGACTCCAGCCTTTGGCGATTACTACCGCACTCTTGCGGCTTATGATGCCAAAGTTCTGGAGTTTCCTGTTAGTTTACAGGTAGGAGTCAGGAGTCAGGAGTCAGGAGTCATGAAAAATTACTATTCACCCCCTCTCCCCCGCTCTCCCTCTCTCCCTCTCTCCCCATCCTCAGATTATGGACTGCTACTAAATAACCCTCATAACCCTACCGGGAAACTATTTTTACGGGATGAAATTCTGCCTTACCTGAAAGATTTTGCTTTGGTGGTGGTGGATGAGGCGTTTATGGATTTTCTGCCTCCTGAACAGGAACAAAGTTTGATAGAATTAGTGCAGGAATATGAGAATTTAGTAATATTGAGATCGTTAACAAAGTTTTATAGTTTACCAGGTTTAAGGTTGGGATATGCGATCGCACATCCTGAACGTCTAGCGAAATGGCAATCTTGGCGAGATCCTTGGCCTGTAAATACTTTAGCTGAAGCCGCTGCGATCGCCGCATTACAAGATACTAAATTTCAACAACTCACCTGGAAATGGCTACCACAGGCACGCAACCTACTATTTCAAGGTTTATCATCAATTAATGGGTTAAGACCCCTAGAAGGCTCGGTTAACTACTTACTGGTGGAATCTCAACACTCTACTTCTGAGTTACAAATGAAATTACTCCAACAAGATCAAATTCTCATTCGTGATTGTCAAAGCTTTAAAGAATTAGGCGATCGCTACTTCCGCGTTGCAGTCCGTTCTGAAGCTGATAACCAACGTTTAATAACAGCCCTGCAATCAGTTATCAGTTAA